The Gossypium hirsutum isolate 1008001.06 chromosome D07, Gossypium_hirsutum_v2.1, whole genome shotgun sequence genome includes the window TCTTTTCAATCCTAGATAGATTTGCATATTAAGACTTGTTTTTTATATTGCGAATGGGATGATGGAGGATTCAAATCCATTGCTTTGAGCCAAATGCTCTTCTCAGGTGTAATTAGTTGTCATCAATGTGATTGCTTAACTTCGGTATGGATTATTGCAAGTTTTGGAATCACATGCTTTTCTTGTTCTTCTGAATGGTGTGTTTTCTTCTTATGCGTAAATATATCTTTGTGGAAGTGAATATGGTTCAATGTGAATTATCATAGGTTTTAGTACAAACAGTTGTTACTTGAAAGTGAGATCTTTCCTTGTTTAATTGCTATTGGAAATTCTGATGTAGGACCAAATTGAAGACAAAACATCGCCCAATGCTTTTAAATCTGGCATATGCCCCCAATCTATGACATTGAACCAGTTGCAGGAGTTATACACATTTAATCATGATCACACACCCAAGGTTCCATTCTTCATGTTACCTGTTTAATTATACTTTCCTTTCAAGACTGCTTCCAACATATTATTGTTAATCTTTTCATGGCTATATGCTCATATCTCACGTTTATTTCTTTCCTGTTAAAATAGGCTAGAAAACCCTACACTATAACTAAACAGAGGGAGAAATGGACTGAGGAAGAGCATGAGAGGTTTCTTGAAGCTTTAAGGTTGTATGGTCGTGGCTGGCGCCAAATAGAAGGTAAGTGCACAATGAGTTGAACTGATTTACTTATCTTTGCCATGTTCACTATGGTTTGAACAGTTTAAGTTACTCTTATTTTCATGCAGAGCATGTAGGCACTAAATCTGCAGTTCAAATTCGAAGCCATGCTCAAAAGTTTTTCTCTAAGGTTCATTGCTTTGAGTTCATTACAAGatttccttgattaagtaaatgtattatatcttttattaccaaGATTTACTTCATTAAGAAAATGCATTGTATGTTTTATTACCTTGCAATGTGTATAGTCATAGGCAGGTTCTCCTAGTCAGTCTGTTTCTCATATGCATACTTTCTGATTGTTGTTCTAGGTTGTCCGAGAGTCAAATGGTGGCTTTGATGGTTCCATTAAATCAATAGTGATACCGCCTCCTCGTCCTAAAAGAAAGCCAGTACATCCATATCCCCGAAAATCTGTCGATTTGGTCAAAGGAAAATCACCATCATCTCAACCAGAGAGATCTCCATCCCCCAACCAATTTTTCAGAGAGCAAGACAACAAATCACCAACGTCAGTTTTATCTGACGCAATGGGGTCTTCTGCCTTGGAGCAACAGAAAGGATGTTCTTCCCCAACTTCTTGTACTACAAATTTGCAGTCAATCAATACATCCCCTGTTGAAAAGGAAACTGACTATGCAACCTCTAACTTGGCTGCTGAGGAAGAGAAACCCTCTTTGTCATCTGTGAAAATGTTTGGTCAATCAGATGCGGAGAACATTCTGTCCATGGTAAAATTATGGTGTTAAATCTCTTCCTTTATTTTGTAAACTACTATTGCTAACCTTTATGActctaatttctttttctttcatgtaTGATCCAGAACCTCAATGCAGATTTCAAGGACTTTGTTTTTGGTGAAGGCAATGCAGCACCTGTTATACCTTCCACTAGTATTAAGCTTTTTGGGAAAACAGTTCAGGTGAAAGATTCCCCTAAACCTTCCATAAGTGCAGAAAATTTTGAGTCACAAACATCTAAGACCAGTCGAGATGATGTTGATGCTGTCAATAAAATGCTAGTTCAGGCATTTCCTTCAACACACTTTAGACACGAGTTTGTCACACGGTACAGTTATTGATAATTGGAATGCAATGCCTTCTAGAGCTAACTTATCTACCAGTGATGCTCCTCTGCCATGGTGGGCCTTTTACCAAGGTGTACCCTTTTGTTACATTACTTCATTTAATCAAAACCGCTCGGATTCTAGTGTTGGAGAGAGGatgaaagagagagaaattcTAAATGAAGGATCCTGTAGTGGTTCAAATACTGGTTCAGTTAGTCATGTAAGTAGGAGGGTTTCGGACTGCATTGATTCCGAAAGCCAACATCCTTGTCTTGAGGGAAAAATGTCTCCCCAAAGATGTACTAAGGGGTTTGTGCCATACAAAAGATGTTTAGCAGAAAGAGATATGACATCATCTGTTGTGTCTGAAGGGCAGGAGACACACAGAGCCCGAGTATGCTCATAGTAGCTGGCCAGCTATGTTGTTCCGATAGTGAAATGTCAAAAAGCTTTTAAGATAGTTTAGATAGTGGGAGGATGACAAATAATTATTTGAGATGTTCCTTTCCAAAGATAATATTTTTAGGCAAAAAGCTTGAATGGGTCGTAGACTATTTTTAACTGCTTCTGTATATCGGGGCCCTTCAGGTGACACATTTGAAGCGGAGGAGCTGCTGGCTTGATTCTATACGTCTATGTTTAGAGAGTTGAAACTGTGTTTTTTGCAACTTAGGCGTCATGTGTATATGCATGTCATGAATGCTAACTTGTTTTGCCGCAATTTTTGTATCTTTACATTATTAATGATTCCAGAATTATTTTTTCCCTTTCTGTCATCTTACAACAACATAAATGGTAATCAGTTCTTTATGCATGGTtcataaatgttaatgatatgaGCTTTAGTCTATCATTTTTATCTCCCTTTTGAAGTTTGACGCAACTACAACCAGTCTACAACTATTCAAATTGTCCAATTCAAACCAACTTCCCTATTACTTCTTAAGCTTCACGGTAGTTTCAATTTTACGAATTGAAAAGCGTAGTTTACCATGTTAGATGGACATGATCTCCAAGGCCATCTTGATGGCATCAAACTCGCTCCACTAAAACATGTTGAAGGCAATAAACCACCGAAACAAATCTTGTTTACCGCATTTGATTCTGTCAAGATCGATTCATCCAACAAGCCATGATAGCTTCTGTTGATAGCCCAATTGCCTCGACAATTGTTGTTGCTTGATACTCTACAAAAAGCATGGGCTCTTTTATATACTCTATATGCAAACAAAAGTCGCATACGAATCTACAACTTCAGTGATCAACTTATTAAAGTTACAAAGTAAGCCAAGAGTGTTGTAGAATATCTATAAAAATCACGATCATCACAAATGAGTTAGCTATTACCGATAATAGGGGTATAGGTCCAGAATATCGAATATGAATAACTTTTTCAAAAACTTCTTAATGATGAACTCTTCTCCAACAATAGGAGAAATAAATGTCTTCTCCTATCAGTGCCATCATTTTACAACACAAGACCAATCCTTCTCAATATTCTCACAATACTCGTCGCAACAATTTGCTCGAACTTTTATCACCATAATTTTTTCATCCTCAACAAGTTCCTTGCCGCACACAAGTTCCCAATAATGCTCAATCCCATTTTAGTGCCAATTTTGGGATAAATATGGTCAAACTATATTGTGTATCGCTCCAAGCCTTATAATCATTAGGATGCCAAAGCCAATTTTGCATCTCACAATGCACAATGTGCTCCATCTTAGATTCTAGATATTGGCACTTCTCATCATCTCACTGCGGATCTTTAATCTCTTGACAATGCTAATGAATATAAAGGCaatgaagaaaataatattattccTATTCACCACATTGGTACTACTAATGTGCAACCATTAATTCTTCTTTTAAACTTAGCAACATATGCACCTTCAATTAAACAATCTCTCGTTTTTGTTTCCTAATTTTGTAAGAAGAACcaaacataaattaatttttttttccatttcattttttGGTGAAGTATCTAATTTCAAGAATGCAATTGATGTCCATCCAAGTAACAATGGACACTATATGTAGCCTAACTTTACCCCTCCTAGGTAATATTTTGCTACAAACAAGAGCTCCATTTCCCTTTGGAATTAAAGACTGAGTGACCCAATTctcacactttttttttattttaaataaaaattctttaCACTTATCTAcataaaaaagaattatttttgtAATGTTTGCTCCTCAAATAAAAgtcataaatttacatttttatcaaaatacattacaaaatggtcaatctctcaaatgatttttttgcgATTTATGGGACCATCTCCTGTGCTTTTTGGTTGATAAACAAATATATTTGGTTataaacactcaaaaataaaaaatgaagtttaatcaatttttttacaaatttcatccttcggtagaaaaaaaaattcaaaacaaaagttttatctttttattCCGATGGTGAAAGGGAGTTTCAAAGTCTTGACCTTTATTTTTAGTCTCATGATGTAGAACATTTATTATCACCTCCATACATGCCACAAAGAGTTGCTATAGTTGAATGATAACATTGTCACATCCTAGAAACAACAAAAACCCTCTTAAAACCATGTTTCTCTTCTGTCTGATTTTTGTAGTTTTCCCTGTCATCATGTCGTATATTTGATTAATCATCTTCTTACCCCAAACCTTCAAAATGACTCaccatataaaaaaaaactatttatagaAGAACTCACTTTACACAAACCTACGAGTTTTATGGTGTCTTTGATATTCATGGCTAAAATCATACACAAAATAAATTACAACCACACAGAAAACCTTTTGTATATTTAGGTTTCTTCTGAACTTACCATTGTAATTATTGCTTTGACCCGGCCACCTCCGAAAATTGTCTCATGATGTTCAATTATTTGAAGATAATTTTTCTTTTGCaactattttttttccaatttcaatCAAATATTGATTGGTGCACACTTTTAGCTACCAAAAGCACACCAAATCTTCCTCATATATCACTAGACTCTTTATATATCTAGCACTGATTATCATTGACAATCCACAACCATTAGCTTTCCCAACACTCATTGCACAAGGTTCTTGGTTGCCTACTAAACAATAGTTGTGTCAATCGACTTCTGGTACATCTTCTCCCTCTTACTTCAACCAACCACATCCACCTAACCTAACTCAACCTCTTCTCACTTATAGTCGACAACCTAAATTATCCAATTCATCTCAACTCAATTCTCACACACAAGTCCCAAAAGTCACAAGATGATTTGTAGTTGTTTCGAGCTTTAGAAGacggttttttttttacttgggATGCTCTAGACCAAACCCTAAATTTGGGCAACAAGCTAGATGCTTAGAACTTGAAATATTCAACAAAAAAGATGATTAATTGAATGATAAtggacaaatgaaataaaaacaataagTAAATAAAGGAAACAAAAACTAAAGGTAGAAAATGGAATAGGTAAATCGATGGAGATGGATAGATGAATAAATATTCGATTGAGCCCTTCGAAAAATATTCTCGACAGATTTAATCAACAATTTTAACTAACTCTCCAAAAACGAGTTCTTGGCAACCTAAAGTGTGAAAAACTTCCCCCAAAATATTGAatatgattaaataaaaagaatattttaaataaaaacaaaaattgaatctTGCAAAATAAAATACTCCAAAGAGtgctttattaaaataatcaaaatttccTTAACTAATGAATAGTTAAAAACAaacttacaatttaattaaatttctaatttgGCTAAACAAGAAGTATTTCTAGTTTAACTAAACTTTCTTGCTAACTAAgaaatataaaacttttaaacaatttaaaatacttcaaaatatcctaaaatttaaaataaataaatataaaaatataaaaattaataaatacaatattgggttAATACATAATCAAAATTAAGCCTTAAATTTGAAATCAATATGATTTAAACACGAATCAAAACAAAACTAGTAATTCTCGTAATAATTCTGTTCAAAAATTTTGGCTTgcgtagtcttcactaaaattgtcataacttgagctctaaAACTTGAAATCGGGTGATTCAAAGTGCATTTTGAAGATAAGAGATAGATCTTTCATCGGTCAGAAGACATCTTGATCCAAAAATACTTAGATTCCATCCAAAAATATGTCTCAATTCAACTAATTTTCTAGAGTAAAAAATTGGCAACTTTAGTGgattgattgaattgaattaatttctCCCTATTCATGCATGTTGAATCAATCATTGACGCTAAATAAATTATCCCAAGCATGTTAGCACCCACGATTTTCGATTTTTAACCAAGACTTCAAATAATTGAATTCGTGATTTTTTAAAGCTCGATCATGTCTCCTTTAAGCTTGTTACATCCGTTTGTCACAAACTATTGTACAATCAAGTTCATTTTCTCTTGAATATGCTTCAATCTTGTGCAAGTGATTGAACCTTAACGTCACATATCATCGTCGGATCACTGGCAACCTCTTGGTGCCGAACCACCGCCAGTTTCTTGCTGGTTTGGCCAGGTCAAATTTGCATCGTATCGATTGGTCTGGATGCATCATAGTTCTTCGACTTCCGTCAAAAAATTATAGGTTACAAAAATCCTATGTTTATTTTTCGGCttacatattttattctaaaataataaaattaagctCTGCGTGGAGATGATAGTTCATGATCTAATTTATACATGCCcgagaaattaataaaattacatttaacTTTCTAGGAatcacaattttaataaaattactttatcatacataataataaaataatatcatatgttcattcacatatattcccctaaacatgcatacaattacaataatatcacatcttatcaaaattaatcacacacgaagaagagagaattttggtctcaatttatactataaacatagcaAAACTTaatgctctgataccaattattagaaaaaatttaatttgaaaacgaCTTTCTTATATAgcgaaaaataaagttttttaaaaccaagccgatttgtgatatttatagcaataaacattTTACCGACACCGCACCTATGTTTTTGGCTAAACGGATCCTTGTTGTTTCCAAATTTCAACTGAATGACATTCTTTGTTATTCTTGTACTATGAACTACTTCGGGAATGGGCTCGAACGATTTGAatcaaacacaaccaaaaataGTTTACTTTACTTTCAGTGTGAAAGCAAAACTTCTCTCAATAGAAACTGACAGAATTATTATTccgaaaaatagaatttatacttagagaataaactctcactatttttgggcagaataacaatatctcaaagttatgTGTTTAGCGCTACCAATGTCatttatttatagggagaagaggtaaaacccttgttgagttgtagaagtctatttaaatagaaaaatgaacTTTTAGTCTAACTAGGATTAGGTAGGGCGGAAACCCTAGTTAAACAAACTAGGGTTTGTCATCCCTCTCTTTAAACATGAGAGGTTTTTGGGCCTCTCCaatatcgggtccaattacaagtacttcctggacttttaacccagtattttataatttgatccaacccgatatttgtttttctatttctcaaaataaacaacttaaataaattagtttctcaattaaataattttctcaacccaattttaaTTGCATCAAAATCATGACgattttaccgtaaaagaatctatgaaaaaatatatttaatatttttacattcaaTGGATTTACTacgaccaaatgatttatttctattttcgaacttcatttaattcaaaaaccataaattcatttccaagtcattttcattttgaagAAAACCACATTGATTttcaaatgtttctcatttctctatttttgtcatttctatccatttatgttcatttgattaaACATGTAGCTCATTTCAAGTTTCAACGAAAGTAACTcgattagtgctcgtccaatgaccttgtcataagtgtgttaccttcgtagaatatccttaatctctttaggataaattcattctcctaatatgatcttattttatcttatggtaaccattacaacttccttcatgaaaaataaattactatcaaatagtaattaagtcattcatcacaaatacGAAAGAtccgtggccacatttacttttcatcaaccatgtaatgccaatgagaggatatcatttacccatgtctcgggctatgaattccactgttgtgaatgatgttacatactgcagaagtcgcaCACCCAACACactagcttttggttccttatctattcgaactcaagcttttacttatatTAAAGTATGCGAGTTACacatacatagtctgtcatccactcaagatttaggtatgtcacactttTAACGGAACAAGTGactaaatccataaacgaattcatgatctattcttcttgggtccaatCCGATTCTGCCAGTttagtcaatcacatctatgtctctatttttTAGGAGTCATTCGCTCTGATGCCCAAGATAAGGTATGtacccaattggacttgatagacgacatattaatctttcaatcagtttgctcattttcgattagattaaggacatgtttaggttcgtctactaatataagctttctttccatattacgatccgaccacataatatcgcttagtattagtttaaacattagacaacagTGAGccaatttttgtttcattttgctttgcatcacataaggacaattatacaaagtatattaatgtaatccatgaattgtattattaaccaatttgttcgaaaaaattacaagtttataaacaaatatactacactcaaggcaccagatccaacaatcCTTTAATATGTCTAATATCGCTTTGGCAGAATCACAACTCTCTGGTTGCTTGTAAAGAGTATTGGTCATGCTTGCCAACATATAGTAACGAGCTATATCATTAGATTCTTTCCAGCAATTTCTAGCCTTAACTTGGTTGGTCGAAGGGCAATTATCATCAAGAACCGTATTGAGTCTCTCATAGCTTAGGACAATCACGAGGTTCATTTTCCACTCCTTATAGTTATTTCCATTCAAATTTGTTCTCAAAAAGGATATTCAATAAATGATTTGGTgtcattttttaatagaaattaaaaaaaacgttcatttattaatatctttgtgttaaacaaatattttgaaaaacttTTGCAACATTcaatatgcattaagatgatgcatgcgtcttacattaaaccttaaaaaaacatttataaatCGTTGCAATGATAATTTCTACACACATTGAATTAAGTAATCTTGGGGCAATAttaatcaactagtaagaacatggattttcATCCAATTAATTATTGGATATGGTTCCTTTAATGTAATATTTTTGTCTatatacacttgtatttttttgaacaaattaatttaataaaattatctatgAATTACATTGATAACCTTTATATATTatcattaatggtttttgcacgcaaagccaAATGGAAGTAAATATTGACTCACTagttatttaatgtttaattaatactaagcgatattatgtggtcggaccataatacgaaaagacaacttatataaGTAGattaacctaaacatgtccttagtctaatcggaaataAGAAAATAGATTGAAAGAATAATATTCTGTTTATCaggtccaattggggagatgttttttTGGGCGTCGGAGCAAATGACTcataaaagatagagacatatatgTGGTTGGCTGGACTAGCAGTACATCGGACATGACcgaagaagaatagatcctgaattcgtttatggatttattcacttgtgatgtttgtAAAGTGGCACATCTTAATCTTGAGTGGACGATGGACTATATATGtctgactcatatactttgatttatgtaaaagtttgagttcaaataaataaggaaccgaaagctagtgcgttgggtatatgacttctgcaatatgtagtatcattcacaatagtgaaattcataacccaagaaatgggtaaatgattCCTTttattgacattacatgatagatgaaaagtaaatgtacTCATAGGTCGTttatctttgtgataaatgacttaattactatttggtagtaattgattttttatgaaggaagatgtaatggttaccataagataaaatataatcatattagGAGAATAGAATTATCTCAAAGAGATTAGAGATAACTTATgatggtaacacacttatgacattGTCATTGGGCGAACACTGatcgagtagctttcgtaatggtatgtaattaaggagagcttagtcatgatactatagtggaatgacttcgtgactaaatgagtttataattaataggaaaaatgTTGGAACTTAAGTATAAATCATTTgatccctaattatatatgttcaatcagCCCCttcgctagcttgttgaaaccaaaaatgaattgcatgtagaatcaaatgaacgtaaatggattgaaatgataaagttggagaaatgagttacatttggaaatgaatgtggtttcttaCTAAGTATGGAAATTACCTAAGAATTAATGTAAGTTTTtcgaaatattatttaattaaataattgaagttcgaaaataaaattaaattaattggtcgtTGTGAATctatagaaaattaaatatattttctcatagattcttttacggtaaaattGCCATGACTTTAATgtaattagaattgagttgagaaaattacttaattggaaaattaatttatctaattaaattaatttaataaataaaatttattttaggaaatagaaaaacatgtattgggttagattaaattataaagtgctaGGTTAAAAATCCAAAAAGCACATATAATTTGATCTAATACAA containing:
- the LOC107953319 gene encoding protein REVEILLE 7 isoform X1, giving the protein MDTQDQIEDKTSPNAFKSGICPQSMTLNQLQELYTFNHDHTPKARKPYTITKQREKWTEEEHERFLEALRLYGRGWRQIEEHVGTKSAVQIRSHAQKFFSKVVRESNGGFDGSIKSIVIPPPRPKRKPVHPYPRKSVDLVKGKSPSSQPERSPSPNQFFREQDNKSPTSVLSDAMGSSALEQQKGCSSPTSCTTNLQSINTSPVEKETDYATSNLAAEEEKPSLSSVKMFGQSDAENILSMNLNADFKDFVFGEGNAAPVIPSTSIKLFGKTVQVKDSPKPSISAENFESQTSKTSRDDVDAVNKMLVQAFPSTHFRHEFVTRYSY
- the LOC107953319 gene encoding protein REVEILLE 7 isoform X2; the encoded protein is MDTQARKPYTITKQREKWTEEEHERFLEALRLYGRGWRQIEEHVGTKSAVQIRSHAQKFFSKVVRESNGGFDGSIKSIVIPPPRPKRKPVHPYPRKSVDLVKGKSPSSQPERSPSPNQFFREQDNKSPTSVLSDAMGSSALEQQKGCSSPTSCTTNLQSINTSPVEKETDYATSNLAAEEEKPSLSSVKMFGQSDAENILSMNLNADFKDFVFGEGNAAPVIPSTSIKLFGKTVQVKDSPKPSISAENFESQTSKTSRDDVDAVNKMLVQAFPSTHFRHEFVTRYSY